A window of Blautia argi genomic DNA:
CACTATATGTATGGCTGGGATTGGGGCGCACATCTTCCTGACGCCGGAATTTTCCGTGATGTCACCCTTTTAGGCGTTAAAAAAGCACGGATTGACTCCGTATATGTCACACAACGGCACGAGGAAGACAAAGTGACGCTTCACGTTTCCCCTTCCTTCTTCCTGCCCCGCCAATTTAAAAAAGAGTTTTCTTTTGAAGACTTAACCCATGCTGCCGATACAGACTTTACTTATAACGTAACTGTCACAGACCCGGAGGGGAATTCTCAGACGATTTCCGGCAATCCTACAGAACTGGAAATCCTCTCACCAAAACTCTGGTTCCCCAATGGGCTGGGCGCACAGCCCCTTTACACCGTAAAGCTGGAACTTTATGCAGGAGAAGACTTACTGGATACCTGGGAACGCAGAATCGGCCTGCGTACCATGACCATGTGTACAGAAAAAGATGAGTGGGGCAACACCTTTGCTCATGTGGTAAACGGAATTAAATTTTTTGCCATGGGAGCTGACTACATACCGGAAGAACACCTTCTGGGGAAAATAGATTCTGACAGACGGCGACAACTCCTTATGGACGCCAAGCTGGCGAATTTTAACAGTATCCGCGTATGGGGCGGCGGCTATTATCCTGACGATGAATTTTTTGATTTGTGCGACGAGCTGGGACTAGTTGTATGGGAAGACTTTATGTTTGCCTGCTCAGTCTACGAACTGACACCGGAATTTGAAGAAAACATCACCCGGGAATTTATTGACAATATCAAACGCCTCCGCCACCATGCAAGCCTTGGTCTGTGGTGCGGAAATAATGAGATGGAATCCTTTGTGAAAGACGGGGAATGGGTATCCAAGCCCTCCGAAGTTCGGGATTACCTCTTTATGTACGAGCGCATTATTCCAAACGTACTGCAAAAATATGACCCGGAAACCTTTTACTGGCCTTCCAGCCCTTCCTCAGGGGGCTCTTTTGACGAACCGCAGGATCCAAACCGTGGCGATGTACATTTCTGGCAAGTATGGCACGACAACAAACCGTTTTCCGAATACCGGAAATATTACTTCCGTTACCTCTCAGAATTTGGATTTCAGGCATTCCCTTCTCTGGAAACCATTAAAGAAGGCATCAGCGATGAGCCGCAGGATTGGAATATTTTCTCTTACATAATGGAAAAGCATCAGAGAAACAATGCTGCAAACGGAAAAATCATGGGCTATCTGCAGCAGACCTACAAATACCCCTACGATTTTTCTTCTATGATTTATGCCTCCCAGCTTCTGCAGGCAGACGGAATCCGCTACGGCGTAGAGCATTTCCGCAGAAACCGGGGCAGATGCATGGGGGCTGTATACTGGCAGTTAAACGACTGCTGGCCTGTGACCTCCTGGTCCTCTATTGACTACTACGGACGCTGGAAAGCCCTGCACTATTATGCCAAACGCTTCTTTGCTCCTGTGATGATTTCCTGCGAAGAGCAAAATTGGCTGACAGCCAGCGCAGATATGAACCGCCAGCACTTTACCTTTGAGAAATCCATTCGCTTAAATGTGACCAACGAAACCTCTAAGGAGAAAAAACTCACTGTGCGCTGGGCATTGCGAAATGCAGATGCCTCTGTTGTCCGTGAGGAGTCTGCAGAAGTGTCGGTTGCTCCGTTTTCTGCTCTGTGGCTGGACAAGGTATTGCTGCCGGAAGCAGATGCGTTCCGTCAATACGTCAGCTATGAAGCAGTGGAAAATGGGGCTGTGATTTCCTCCGGAACTGTGATTTTCTCTTACCCGAAATATTTCTCCTATGAGAATCCCAATCTGCAGGTAAGCGTAGAGGGCGATGAAATCGTAGTTCAGGCTGACGCCTATGCAAAGAGTGTGGAAATTCTCAATGAACATGAAGACCTTGTTCTGGAAGATAATTACTTTGACATGAACGGAGGTTCCAGAAGAGTAAAAATTGTAAGAGGCGAAGCAAAAAATCTCCGTGTCAGAAGTGTTTATGACATCGGACGTGTTGTATAAATTTCTCCGATAAAATTCAAACGAGAGGCTGCCGCAAAACAGCAATCAGGGACATTTCCCTTTTGCATTTCCTGCGACAGCCTCTCGTTTTTTGTCTATTCTTTTAAAAATCTGTACTTTCCCTTTCCATGGCCGGCTACCGGCTCTATAAGTCTTGCCTCTGCCAGTTTTGAAAGGAGTTTAGAAGCGCCTGACTCCCCAAGTCCCAAAAGTGCTGCAGCTTTACTTCTGCCAAAAATTTCTTCATATCCAAACTGCTTAAACAGCTTGCAGATATGCCCTTTTGTTTTATCAGAAAAATGCTCTGCTCTGAACCCAAACACCTCTTCAATATCCACTTTTTCAGTCTGAATGTGTACTTTTCTCTCTCGAATATCCACCTTCTCAGCTTGAATGTGTACTTTTTCTTCATCAATATCTATTTTTTTCATGCTCAAAACTCCATCTATATGAAGATTCCGATTCCGCAATTCATTTTTTTCATTCAGAAGCAAATTTCTCAAAAACGCCTCCAGATATTCTGTTGTTTCGTAAATGCCTTTCTGCAAATTTGTATAATTTGCACGAACAAGGGCATTTCTGAAATACCAGGCGTTTTCTGCAAAAATATCATTTGTTGCTGAAAAACCAAGCATTCTCAAATATTTAATGAAGAATACGGCTGTGGTTCTTGTATTGCCTTCTCTAAAAACATGAATTTGCCACAGCCTTGAAACAAATATTGCAAGATGATGAATGATTTCGTCCATGGAAAGTCCCTTGTAACAAAAATCTCTCTCCTGAGAAAAATCGTATTCGAGGGTAGCCCTCAATTCCGAAGCGCTTCCATACAGAACCGTTGCTCCGTCTAAAATCCATTCTTTTTTTGTGATGTTATAATCTCGTATTTTCCCGGCATGACTGTAAATTTCCCGAAACAGCCTGCGATGAATGGAAATATATTCATTGGGAGAAAAAGAAAACGCTGTTTCGGATAATATCTCCGCTATTCGAGCAGATACCTTATCCGCTTCTTCTGTACGTATATTTTCTGAATCCACCGGTTTTTCTTCATAATAACTATCGAGAAGGCTTTGGACTTCTTTTAAGGTAATTTCACCTTCAATATTTCTAATAGCAGTATCCACCAAATATTCCGAAGGTTTAAGACCGTCCACTGCCTGAAGTCCAATAGCTGTACTCCAGGCATATCCTTTTCTGCATTTGTCAGGTTCAGATTCTCTTAGATATTCCTTAAACGGATCTCTTTCCATACTG
This region includes:
- a CDS encoding beta-mannosidase; protein product: MIKQSLNQNWFLHSKNHNTPFPTTIPTSVYTVLAENRQIPDPYWKDNEDTVRDVIDKDYTYTCSITPLPELLQEDACILRFEGIDTIGDVYFNDVLLGHTANMHRTWEYDVTDLIQKETNLLKVVLHSPLKAADDAFAKCATRGTEDAWDGFSHIRKAHYMYGWDWGAHLPDAGIFRDVTLLGVKKARIDSVYVTQRHEEDKVTLHVSPSFFLPRQFKKEFSFEDLTHAADTDFTYNVTVTDPEGNSQTISGNPTELEILSPKLWFPNGLGAQPLYTVKLELYAGEDLLDTWERRIGLRTMTMCTEKDEWGNTFAHVVNGIKFFAMGADYIPEEHLLGKIDSDRRRQLLMDAKLANFNSIRVWGGGYYPDDEFFDLCDELGLVVWEDFMFACSVYELTPEFEENITREFIDNIKRLRHHASLGLWCGNNEMESFVKDGEWVSKPSEVRDYLFMYERIIPNVLQKYDPETFYWPSSPSSGGSFDEPQDPNRGDVHFWQVWHDNKPFSEYRKYYFRYLSEFGFQAFPSLETIKEGISDEPQDWNIFSYIMEKHQRNNAANGKIMGYLQQTYKYPYDFSSMIYASQLLQADGIRYGVEHFRRNRGRCMGAVYWQLNDCWPVTSWSSIDYYGRWKALHYYAKRFFAPVMISCEEQNWLTASADMNRQHFTFEKSIRLNVTNETSKEKKLTVRWALRNADASVVREESAEVSVAPFSALWLDKVLLPEADAFRQYVSYEAVENGAVISSGTVIFSYPKYFSYENPNLQVSVEGDEIVVQADAYAKSVEILNEHEDLVLEDNYFDMNGGSRRVKIVRGEAKNLRVRSVYDIGRVV
- a CDS encoding Fic family protein, translated to MERDPFKEYLRESEPDKCRKGYAWSTAIGLQAVDGLKPSEYLVDTAIRNIEGEITLKEVQSLLDSYYEEKPVDSENIRTEEADKVSARIAEILSETAFSFSPNEYISIHRRLFREIYSHAGKIRDYNITKKEWILDGATVLYGSASELRATLEYDFSQERDFCYKGLSMDEIIHHLAIFVSRLWQIHVFREGNTRTTAVFFIKYLRMLGFSATNDIFAENAWYFRNALVRANYTNLQKGIYETTEYLEAFLRNLLLNEKNELRNRNLHIDGVLSMKKIDIDEEKVHIQAEKVDIRERKVHIQTEKVDIEEVFGFRAEHFSDKTKGHICKLFKQFGYEEIFGRSKAAALLGLGESGASKLLSKLAEARLIEPVAGHGKGKYRFLKE